The Sorangiineae bacterium MSr11367 genome window below encodes:
- a CDS encoding tetratricopeptide repeat protein: MRRSLIVGTASLMLALSGSLLGCAGSGEGARSPYGATAPDVAVSDDAFAGAVRDLLSSAPGSKERSQRLAGVEAAQMARAVARFRNHTPNRGVAALTGGLYLVRTGELTPSLFGQKGKDALALGAKEYATKGDEGRAQALYDLLAPLSSAAEKKDIQSHLDALNAWIRDGRQKYGPVRNAHELQTIATAKRLLEPSDAALQDASNRTVQWVQAGLALRNSLRDKRIPSTREEGIEAFGALQTGGRTLAAIHLLACDAQGALVAIDKAGARELVRPDLLMALERVGERPDSLRWLDVLRALRPPSSRDSQEEEAMFEDHELFRAASWAVSIEAYRLEPSLPEAAGAVAAGLQEYGMAEASPAVLVAAAKAHPDARTLGGALSIVMHAMELEVSGEDVAAARRAFKAAAPVLALADQSKGRTEPSAGQVRGLMGELELREGRVAEARELLKAAAQDRSGGVLATLARIERFDGQLPAAAAHLKESLSAPDVARDPALKGEIQLMLGDVAAEQGNSAGARASYTDALKDLARARTRGEPEERARVERVLARVLDRFGAGQPATKALERAYDNAPRDKQQVSATLGQMVGRALVHSDLPKARDGLRRAIQADLEQEDVVYLALWVRLLERQLKVQPDGTAEKVFSSILDDGRWIGRLSAFGGGRIKADELIASAKTPAQKTEALFYAAIDRRITGDQRGAEATLRQVLKTGGIDLMEVALTRDLLNSGRVSVGPLPEVALP, from the coding sequence ATGCGAAGATCGCTCATCGTTGGCACCGCTTCCCTGATGCTCGCGCTGTCCGGCTCCCTACTCGGCTGCGCAGGCTCGGGCGAGGGGGCTCGTTCCCCCTACGGCGCCACCGCGCCGGACGTGGCGGTCTCGGACGATGCCTTCGCCGGCGCCGTGCGCGATCTGTTGAGCAGCGCCCCCGGGTCGAAGGAGCGCAGCCAGCGTCTGGCCGGGGTCGAAGCCGCGCAGATGGCCCGGGCGGTCGCCCGCTTCCGCAACCACACGCCGAACCGCGGGGTCGCCGCGCTCACTGGCGGTCTCTATCTGGTGCGCACCGGCGAGCTCACCCCGAGCCTTTTCGGCCAGAAGGGCAAGGACGCGCTGGCCTTGGGGGCGAAGGAATACGCCACGAAGGGCGACGAGGGGCGCGCGCAAGCGCTGTACGATCTGCTCGCTCCGCTGTCGTCGGCCGCCGAGAAAAAGGACATTCAGTCGCACCTCGACGCGCTCAATGCGTGGATCCGTGACGGGCGGCAGAAGTACGGGCCCGTCCGCAATGCGCACGAGCTGCAGACCATCGCCACGGCGAAGCGCCTGCTCGAGCCCAGCGACGCGGCGCTGCAGGACGCGTCGAACCGCACGGTGCAGTGGGTGCAGGCGGGGCTTGCGCTTCGCAACTCGCTGCGCGACAAGCGCATTCCGTCGACGCGGGAAGAGGGCATCGAGGCCTTCGGCGCGCTGCAAACCGGCGGGCGCACCCTGGCGGCGATTCATTTGCTCGCGTGCGATGCGCAGGGTGCCTTGGTGGCGATCGACAAGGCCGGGGCGCGCGAGTTGGTGCGGCCCGACCTGCTCATGGCGCTCGAGCGGGTGGGGGAGCGGCCGGATAGCCTGCGATGGCTCGACGTGCTCCGGGCGCTGCGTCCGCCGTCGTCGCGTGATTCGCAGGAGGAAGAGGCCATGTTCGAGGACCACGAGCTGTTTCGCGCAGCCTCGTGGGCGGTCTCCATCGAAGCATACCGGCTCGAGCCGTCGCTTCCGGAGGCGGCGGGCGCCGTGGCGGCGGGCCTGCAGGAGTACGGCATGGCGGAGGCGAGTCCCGCCGTGCTGGTCGCGGCGGCGAAGGCGCACCCCGATGCGCGCACCCTCGGCGGCGCGCTCTCGATCGTGATGCACGCGATGGAGCTCGAGGTGTCCGGCGAGGACGTGGCCGCAGCCCGTCGTGCGTTCAAGGCGGCGGCGCCGGTGCTGGCGCTGGCCGATCAGTCGAAGGGACGAACGGAGCCGAGCGCCGGTCAGGTGCGCGGGCTGATGGGCGAGCTCGAACTGCGCGAGGGCCGCGTGGCGGAGGCGCGCGAGCTGCTCAAGGCGGCGGCGCAGGATCGATCGGGCGGCGTGCTGGCGACCTTGGCTCGCATCGAGCGGTTCGATGGCCAGCTTCCAGCGGCCGCGGCGCACTTGAAGGAGTCGCTCTCCGCGCCCGACGTGGCGCGCGATCCTGCGCTGAAGGGCGAGATTCAGTTGATGCTCGGCGACGTCGCGGCGGAGCAGGGGAACTCGGCGGGGGCGCGTGCATCCTACACGGATGCCCTCAAGGACCTGGCGCGGGCGCGAACCCGCGGCGAGCCGGAGGAGCGTGCCCGCGTGGAGCGTGTGCTGGCCCGCGTGCTCGACCGGTTCGGCGCGGGGCAGCCGGCGACGAAGGCGCTGGAGCGCGCCTACGACAATGCGCCGCGCGACAAGCAGCAGGTGTCGGCGACCTTGGGCCAAATGGTGGGGCGCGCGCTCGTGCACAGCGATCTGCCGAAGGCACGCGATGGACTGCGTCGCGCGATCCAGGCCGATCTGGAGCAGGAGGACGTCGTCTACTTGGCGCTGTGGGTGCGGCTCTTGGAGCGGCAACTCAAAGTGCAACCCGACGGCACAGCGGAGAAGGTGTTCTCGTCGATTTTGGACGACGGTCGCTGGATTGGCCGGCTCTCGGCGTTCGGCGGTGGGCGCATCAAGGCGGACGAGCTCATTGCCAGCGCGAAGACACCGGCACAAAAGACCGAGGCGCTCTTCTACGCCGCCATCGATCGGCGCATCACGGGCGACCAGCGCGGCGCGGAGGCGACGCTTCGTCAGGTGCTCAAGACGGGCGGCATCGATCTGATGGAGGTGGCGCTCACCCGCGATCTCCTCAACAGCGGTCGCGTTTCCGTGGGGCCGCTGCCCGAGGTGGCGTTGCCGTAA
- a CDS encoding DUF58 domain-containing protein translates to MAEGIRHKLDWGKLAPLRLRSRLVAEGVYAGGHRSARRGAGVEFGGHRAYTPGDDLRWLDRRSLLLHDRLLVRQFETETDRALRLIVDRTASMGYRGSQAEGAKLAWSALVAAALGRIAIENGDPVGLTLVGGQDGTRNLPVSGGRESFERLIATLESLEATGDALADARMLDRALGGIARSARRGSVIVFLSDLLDLPEGSMDLVAGLAARGRVLVVVQTLDPDEATLPFEGTVRLRSLEGGTVVETDVETTREQYLTALRELSERWERTMLARGGRFVRALTREDPVRVVRSIVEAAH, encoded by the coding sequence ATGGCAGAAGGCATTCGGCACAAGCTCGATTGGGGCAAGCTCGCGCCACTGCGCCTGCGTTCGCGGTTGGTCGCGGAGGGCGTTTACGCGGGCGGGCACCGCAGCGCCCGTCGTGGTGCGGGCGTGGAGTTCGGCGGCCACCGCGCCTACACGCCGGGCGACGATCTTCGTTGGCTCGATCGGCGCTCGCTGCTTCTCCACGATCGGCTTCTCGTGCGCCAATTCGAGACGGAGACGGATCGCGCGTTGCGGCTCATCGTCGACCGAACGGCGTCGATGGGCTACCGCGGTTCGCAGGCCGAGGGGGCGAAGCTCGCATGGTCGGCGTTGGTGGCGGCGGCGCTGGGGCGCATCGCCATCGAGAACGGCGATCCGGTGGGGCTCACGCTCGTGGGCGGGCAAGATGGAACGCGGAACCTGCCTGTGTCGGGCGGCCGTGAGTCGTTCGAGCGCTTGATCGCGACGTTGGAGTCGCTGGAGGCGACGGGCGATGCGCTGGCCGATGCGCGCATGCTGGACCGCGCGCTGGGCGGCATCGCGCGCTCGGCGCGGCGCGGGTCGGTCATCGTCTTTTTGAGCGACCTGCTCGACTTGCCCGAGGGCTCGATGGATCTCGTGGCCGGCCTCGCGGCGCGCGGACGCGTGCTCGTGGTGGTGCAGACCTTGGACCCCGACGAGGCCACGCTTCCCTTCGAGGGCACCGTGCGCCTGCGCTCCCTCGAAGGCGGCACCGTCGTCGAGACCGACGTCGAAACGACACGCGAGCAATACCTGACGGCACTGCGCGAGTTGAGCGAGCGCTGGGAGCGCACGATGCTCGCACGCGGTGGCCGCTTCGTGCGCGCCCTCACGCGCGAAGATCCCGTGCGCGTGGTTCGATCCATCGTCGAAGCGGCGCACTAA
- a CDS encoding M64 family metallo-endopeptidase, producing the protein MTQTPKRRTARVAGGFLIATFVGALGCFVGCSTPSDSSSSAPQQVTIPQERILDVKLDGSALKVIGAYVPQSTPTGVQPTPGPGTLDWTFTAADGTTVRGTVADGRTSESEFAPSGTSARAEVSQPWMVFSARVPSTAGTFAVPLTGASVSLGAVTQVSASAPVASDGSTLSPAPSGTDAPPDGVRKLRDSSATCPFNVLIVPEAFTDMGAFRTRAEQVANDIVTSSEYGTYASGFVFWSQDFVSRDGSIFDPGDNRAKSTAFGVSFGSGDPNSAERRIIYPRNALSDETTNRLRTGARYTKADIILIIVNTPEYGGVKSQFLGITYVTVTNNAQGNRVILHEMGHGLLSLADEYTDGTCDRSRVESPNTSARLDALPWKDMVTPSNPLPTPQGTAGVGAFEGAAYCTTGVYRPAHTCLMKELSTGFCPVCARQLRNVFGPRSSGGDAGASDAGGSDSGGGLVNGGDGGGLYNPGGSLVCPTRALF; encoded by the coding sequence ATGACGCAGACGCCGAAACGCCGCACGGCACGTGTTGCCGGCGGCTTCTTGATTGCCACCTTCGTTGGCGCGCTTGGTTGCTTCGTGGGCTGCTCCACGCCTTCCGATTCGTCTTCCTCCGCGCCGCAGCAAGTGACCATTCCACAGGAACGAATCCTCGACGTGAAGCTCGATGGAAGTGCGCTGAAGGTCATCGGCGCGTACGTTCCGCAGTCGACGCCCACGGGCGTCCAGCCCACGCCGGGCCCGGGCACCCTGGACTGGACCTTCACAGCGGCCGACGGCACCACCGTCCGCGGCACCGTCGCCGACGGGCGCACCTCCGAGTCGGAATTCGCGCCCAGCGGCACCTCGGCACGCGCGGAAGTCTCGCAGCCGTGGATGGTCTTCTCGGCCCGCGTGCCCTCGACGGCGGGTACGTTTGCCGTGCCCCTCACCGGTGCGAGCGTGTCGCTCGGGGCGGTCACCCAGGTCTCCGCCAGCGCGCCCGTGGCCAGCGATGGTTCGACCCTTTCACCGGCGCCCTCGGGGACCGATGCTCCGCCCGACGGCGTTCGGAAGCTCCGCGATTCCAGCGCGACGTGTCCGTTCAACGTCTTGATCGTCCCCGAGGCGTTCACCGACATGGGGGCGTTTCGCACGCGCGCCGAGCAGGTGGCCAACGATATCGTTACTTCGTCGGAATATGGCACCTACGCGAGCGGCTTCGTCTTCTGGTCGCAGGACTTCGTCTCGCGCGATGGGAGCATCTTCGATCCCGGCGACAACCGCGCCAAGTCGACCGCGTTCGGTGTCTCCTTCGGCTCGGGGGATCCCAACTCCGCCGAGCGTCGCATCATCTACCCGCGCAACGCGCTCTCCGACGAGACGACCAACCGGCTCCGCACCGGGGCGCGCTACACCAAGGCGGACATCATCCTCATCATCGTCAATACGCCCGAGTACGGCGGTGTGAAGTCGCAGTTTCTCGGCATCACCTACGTGACGGTGACGAACAATGCGCAGGGCAACCGCGTCATCTTGCACGAGATGGGGCACGGGCTCCTCTCTCTTGCCGACGAGTACACGGACGGCACCTGCGATCGCAGCCGGGTGGAGTCGCCCAACACGTCGGCGCGGCTCGATGCATTGCCGTGGAAGGACATGGTCACGCCCTCGAATCCGCTGCCCACGCCCCAAGGCACGGCGGGCGTCGGTGCGTTCGAAGGGGCGGCGTACTGCACCACGGGTGTCTACCGGCCCGCGCACACCTGCCTCATGAAAGAGCTGAGCACCGGCTTCTGCCCCGTGTGCGCGCGCCAGCTGCGCAACGTCTTCGGTCCGCGCAGCAGCGGTGGCGATGCCGGTGCGTCCGACGCGGGAGGCTCCGACTCGGGCGGTGGCCTCGTGAACGGCGGCGACGGCGGGGGGCTCTACAACCCGGGCGGGAGCCTAGTCTGCCCCACCCGTGCTCTGTTCTGA
- a CDS encoding cyclic nucleotide-binding domain-containing protein — MNIVTKSTNGSNGGTPQTSLGTAAARKLATTTKSVPQMQGITSRWLLKMLPWVQTSGGVYRVNRRLTYAVGDGRVTFMSTGAKVQVIPRELTELPLLRGFDDEEVLNTLAARFVQQEFKAGDVIVQSGTPAEHVFLIAHGKANKIGATKYGAEATIDVLADGDYFGDRAVVESNDKWTYTVKAATPCTVLAMPQRVFEDMIAQSEKLRAHVEQFRHLLTLPQDKHAQACIELAAGHVGEPVLPATFVDYEVTPREYELSVAQTVLRVHTRVADLFNEPMDQIEQQLRLTIEALREEQERELINNREIGLLHNADFSQRIHTRSGPPTPDDFDDLLSLVWKDPTCFLAHPQSIAAFGQECSRRGIYPQSIDLGGHMVPAWRGVPVLPCSKIPVTESRTSSVILMRAGEKNQGVIGLHQTGIPDEYQPSLSVRFMGIDEKAVISYLVSAYFSAAVLVPDALAVLENVEIGRT, encoded by the coding sequence ATGAACATCGTCACGAAATCGACTAATGGGTCCAACGGCGGAACGCCGCAAACGAGCTTGGGAACGGCCGCCGCACGGAAGCTTGCGACGACGACCAAATCCGTACCGCAGATGCAAGGCATCACCTCGCGGTGGCTGCTGAAAATGTTGCCTTGGGTACAGACCAGCGGCGGCGTTTACCGTGTGAACCGGCGTCTGACGTATGCCGTGGGCGACGGGCGCGTCACCTTCATGAGCACCGGCGCCAAGGTGCAGGTCATTCCCCGCGAGCTCACCGAGCTGCCGCTCCTGCGTGGCTTCGACGACGAAGAGGTCCTCAACACGCTGGCCGCCCGCTTCGTGCAGCAAGAATTCAAGGCGGGCGACGTCATCGTGCAATCCGGCACGCCGGCCGAGCACGTTTTCCTCATCGCGCACGGCAAAGCCAACAAGATCGGCGCCACGAAGTATGGCGCCGAAGCGACCATCGACGTGCTGGCCGACGGCGACTACTTCGGCGATCGCGCCGTCGTCGAGTCGAACGACAAGTGGACATACACGGTCAAAGCGGCCACCCCCTGCACCGTGCTGGCGATGCCCCAGCGCGTCTTCGAGGACATGATCGCGCAGTCCGAGAAGCTTCGCGCCCACGTGGAGCAGTTCAGGCACCTTCTCACGCTTCCGCAGGACAAGCACGCGCAGGCCTGCATCGAGCTGGCCGCCGGCCACGTGGGGGAACCCGTGCTTCCCGCCACCTTCGTCGACTACGAAGTGACACCGCGCGAATACGAATTGAGCGTGGCCCAAACCGTGCTTCGGGTGCACACCCGCGTGGCCGATCTGTTCAACGAGCCGATGGACCAGATCGAGCAGCAGCTTCGCCTGACCATCGAGGCCCTGCGCGAGGAGCAGGAGCGGGAGCTCATCAACAACCGCGAAATCGGGCTTCTGCACAATGCGGACTTCTCGCAGCGCATCCATACCCGCAGCGGGCCGCCCACGCCGGACGACTTCGACGATCTGCTTTCGTTGGTCTGGAAGGATCCCACGTGTTTCTTGGCCCACCCGCAGAGCATCGCGGCGTTCGGGCAGGAGTGCAGCCGTCGGGGAATCTACCCGCAAAGCATCGATCTGGGCGGCCACATGGTGCCGGCTTGGCGCGGTGTGCCGGTGCTTCCGTGCAGCAAGATCCCGGTCACGGAGTCGCGCACGAGCTCCGTCATCCTGATGCGCGCAGGTGAAAAGAACCAAGGGGTCATCGGGCTTCACCAAACGGGTATTCCGGACGAATACCAACCAAGCTTGTCGGTTCGCTTCATGGGGATCGACGAAAAGGCCGTTATTTCTTACCTCGTCAGCGCGTATTTCTCGGCGGCCGTCTTGGTTCCGGACGCGCTGGCCGTTTTGGAAAATGTCGAAATCGGCCGGACGTAA
- a CDS encoding sigma-54 dependent transcriptional regulator, which produces MARGHLLVVDDEPSILTTLQKALSLEGYAVDVAGGVKVADEKLKKRSYDLCLFDVMLPDGDGLELLSRLRTAKVEVPVIMMSGHATIDTAVRATRLGALNFLEKPINTDALLIAVETALRLDRAEAEARALRLASGAGSDLVGESPAIKKLMEQIGRAARSHASVLVTGERGTGKELVARAIHQMSPREKGPLEKLNCAALPSELIESELFGHEVGAFTGATKQRRGKFERASGGTLFLDEVGDMPLPMQAKLLRVLQEREIERVGGNETIKVDTRVVAATNRDLVAACDKGEFRADLYDRLNVVPLALPPLRARREDIPLLARHFLELAARTNDRRDMRMTDDAMGVLAAYSFPGNVRELRNLIERLVILTPDNVIQAEDVRTCLPGGGSPKTAGLYRPGTPFRVLVEEAERTILSEAIAHHGGQMAATARALDLERSHLYKKSRALGLRGDKGDTDDEG; this is translated from the coding sequence ATGGCCCGAGGACACCTACTCGTCGTCGACGACGAGCCTTCCATCCTGACAACCTTGCAAAAGGCACTCTCGCTGGAGGGCTACGCGGTCGACGTCGCAGGCGGGGTCAAGGTCGCGGACGAAAAGCTGAAGAAGCGCAGCTACGACCTCTGCCTCTTCGACGTGATGCTGCCCGACGGCGACGGTTTGGAGCTGCTTTCGCGTCTGCGCACGGCCAAGGTCGAGGTCCCGGTCATCATGATGAGTGGGCACGCGACCATCGACACCGCGGTGCGGGCCACCCGCCTCGGGGCGCTGAATTTCCTCGAAAAGCCCATCAACACGGACGCGCTCCTCATTGCCGTCGAAACCGCTTTGCGCCTGGATCGCGCCGAGGCGGAGGCCCGCGCCCTGCGCCTGGCCAGCGGCGCCGGCTCGGACCTGGTGGGCGAGAGCCCGGCGATCAAGAAGCTCATGGAGCAAATCGGCCGCGCTGCCCGCAGCCATGCGAGCGTGCTCGTCACCGGCGAACGAGGCACCGGCAAGGAGCTCGTCGCGAGGGCCATCCATCAGATGTCGCCGCGGGAAAAGGGCCCGCTCGAGAAACTGAACTGCGCCGCCCTCCCGAGTGAGCTCATCGAAAGTGAGCTGTTCGGCCATGAGGTGGGCGCCTTCACCGGTGCCACCAAGCAACGCCGCGGCAAGTTCGAACGGGCCAGCGGCGGCACGCTCTTCCTCGACGAAGTCGGCGACATGCCGCTTCCCATGCAGGCCAAACTGCTGCGCGTCCTGCAGGAGCGCGAAATCGAAAGGGTCGGCGGCAACGAGACCATCAAGGTCGACACCCGCGTCGTCGCCGCCACCAACCGCGATTTGGTCGCCGCCTGCGACAAGGGCGAGTTCCGCGCGGACCTGTACGATCGCCTGAACGTCGTCCCGTTGGCGCTGCCGCCGCTGCGGGCCCGCCGCGAGGACATTCCTCTGCTCGCGCGGCACTTTCTCGAGCTCGCCGCGCGCACGAACGACCGCCGCGACATGCGCATGACCGACGACGCCATGGGCGTGCTCGCGGCGTACAGCTTTCCTGGCAATGTTCGAGAGCTTCGCAATTTGATCGAGCGCCTCGTCATCCTCACCCCGGACAACGTCATCCAAGCCGAAGACGTGCGCACCTGCCTCCCGGGCGGAGGCTCGCCCAAGACCGCGGGCCTCTATCGCCCCGGCACGCCGTTCCGCGTCTTGGTGGAAGAAGCCGAGCGCACCATCTTGTCCGAAGCCATCGCGCACCACGGCGGCCAGATGGCGGCCACCGCGCGCGCACTCGATCTGGAGCGGAGCCACTTGTACAAGAAATCGCGCGCCCTCGGTCTACGCGGCGACAAGGGCGACACCGACGACGAAGGCTGA
- a CDS encoding hydroxymethylglutaryl-CoA reductase, degradative, protein MAKTSRLPGFHKVSIQERRTLVADVTGTEMAALESSLESGGLEAEVADKFVENVLGTYALPFGVALNVRVNGKDYVVPMVVEEPSVVAAASNAARMIRAGGGFLAEVDPPLMVSQVQLTNVRDPRGAEERILARREELLALADRAVPGLVVRGGGARDLEVRSIGTPEDEMLVVHIVVDCQDAMGANLVNGVAEAVGERLAELAHGQVGLRILSNLCDKRKVRLRCSVAADDLATEGMPGSRVIDGIVNASRFAELDPYRAATHNKGIMNGIDAVVIATGNDWRAVEAGAHAYAARSGRYAPLATWRRHGERLVGSLEMPMALGTVGGTLRVHRAARLALLLLGVPSAGELASVCAAVGLASNLAAVRALATDGIQRGHMALHARSVAIAAGAKGSTVERIAAMIVEARDITLEGAKRAIEVLRGTDVARTSEQSTGGAD, encoded by the coding sequence ATGGCCAAGACATCGCGGTTGCCCGGCTTTCACAAAGTCAGCATCCAGGAGCGCCGTACGCTCGTCGCCGACGTGACCGGAACCGAGATGGCCGCTCTCGAGAGTTCCCTCGAGAGCGGCGGGCTCGAGGCAGAGGTGGCCGACAAGTTCGTCGAGAACGTGCTCGGCACCTACGCCCTCCCCTTCGGCGTGGCCCTCAACGTGCGCGTCAACGGCAAGGACTACGTCGTGCCGATGGTCGTCGAGGAGCCGAGCGTCGTGGCCGCAGCCTCCAACGCGGCCAGGATGATCCGCGCGGGTGGCGGCTTCCTGGCGGAGGTCGATCCTCCGCTCATGGTGAGCCAGGTGCAGCTGACGAACGTGCGCGATCCGCGCGGCGCCGAGGAGCGCATCCTCGCACGGCGTGAGGAGCTCCTCGCCCTCGCCGATCGGGCCGTTCCCGGCCTGGTCGTGCGGGGCGGCGGCGCCCGCGATCTCGAAGTGCGAAGCATCGGCACGCCGGAAGACGAGATGCTCGTGGTGCACATCGTCGTGGACTGCCAAGACGCGATGGGCGCAAACCTCGTCAACGGCGTGGCCGAGGCCGTGGGCGAGCGCTTGGCCGAGCTTGCGCACGGCCAAGTGGGGCTGCGCATCCTGTCGAACCTTTGCGACAAGCGCAAAGTGCGCCTTCGTTGCTCCGTCGCGGCGGACGATCTCGCCACGGAGGGCATGCCCGGGTCGCGCGTGATCGACGGCATCGTCAACGCATCGCGCTTCGCCGAGCTCGATCCGTACCGGGCGGCAACGCACAACAAAGGGATCATGAACGGCATCGACGCCGTGGTGATCGCCACCGGCAACGACTGGCGCGCCGTGGAAGCCGGCGCGCACGCATACGCCGCGCGGAGCGGCCGCTATGCGCCACTGGCCACGTGGCGGCGCCATGGAGAACGGCTCGTGGGCTCGCTGGAGATGCCCATGGCGCTCGGTACGGTGGGCGGCACCTTGCGCGTGCATCGAGCGGCGCGCCTGGCGCTGCTCCTTCTCGGCGTGCCCAGCGCGGGCGAGCTCGCGTCGGTGTGCGCCGCCGTGGGCCTCGCGTCGAACCTCGCCGCCGTGCGCGCACTGGCCACGGACGGCATCCAGCGCGGTCACATGGCGCTGCACGCGCGCTCGGTGGCCATCGCGGCGGGCGCAAAAGGCAGCACCGTCGAGCGCATCGCCGCGATGATCGTGGAGGCGCGCGACATCACCCTCGAGGGCGCCAAGAGGGCCATCGAAGTGCTGCGCGGCACCGACGTCGCACGTACATCAGAACAGAGCACGGGTGGGGCAGACTAG
- a CDS encoding cyclic nucleotide-binding domain-containing protein, with the protein MSAHSPYDLNGNGLNGNGHNGGPQSLTSLGTAAARKLATTTKSVPQMQGITSRWLLRMLPWVQTSAGVYRVNRRLSYAVGDGRVTFVSTGAKVEVIPGELCELPLLRGIQDDGVLRRLASKFVQKEYKAGETIVKAGKSADHVYLIAHGKANKLKPGKYGDEQTLATLADGDHFGDDALVESRDQWPFTVTAVTACTVLSLSQKVFEDAVKDSDTLRQHVEKFKLRLQAPQDKHGQAAIELAAGHVGEPILPETFVDYEVTPREYELSVAQTVLRVHSRVADLFNDPMDQIEQQLRLTVEALRERQEDEMINNREFGLLHNADFAQRINTRSGPPTPEDMDDLLSRRRKTQFFLAHPRTIAAFGRECTKKGVYPQQIEFNGSHVWAWRGVPVLPCNKIPVSETGTSSILAMRTGQEDQGVIGLHQTGIPDEYQPSLNVRFMGLDDKGVISYLVSNYFSVAVLIPDALGILENVELGH; encoded by the coding sequence ATGAGTGCTCACTCCCCGTACGATCTGAATGGCAACGGCCTCAATGGAAATGGCCACAACGGCGGCCCGCAGTCCCTCACCAGCTTGGGCACGGCCGCGGCCCGCAAGCTTGCAACGACGACCAAATCCGTCCCGCAAATGCAGGGCATCACCTCGCGGTGGCTGCTCCGCATGCTGCCGTGGGTGCAGACGTCTGCGGGCGTCTACCGCGTCAACCGTCGACTGAGCTATGCGGTCGGCGATGGCCGGGTCACCTTCGTGAGCACCGGCGCCAAGGTCGAGGTCATTCCGGGGGAGCTGTGCGAGCTACCGCTGCTCCGGGGCATCCAGGACGACGGCGTGCTGCGTCGGCTGGCGTCCAAGTTCGTCCAGAAAGAGTACAAGGCGGGTGAGACCATCGTGAAGGCCGGAAAATCGGCCGATCACGTGTATCTCATCGCCCACGGTAAGGCGAACAAGTTGAAGCCGGGCAAATACGGCGACGAGCAGACCCTGGCCACGTTGGCCGACGGTGACCACTTCGGAGACGACGCGCTGGTCGAGTCCCGCGACCAATGGCCATTCACGGTCACCGCGGTGACGGCGTGCACGGTGCTCTCGCTTTCGCAAAAGGTGTTCGAGGACGCGGTCAAGGACTCGGACACGCTGCGCCAGCACGTGGAGAAGTTCAAATTGCGCCTGCAGGCGCCGCAGGACAAACACGGGCAGGCGGCCATCGAGCTCGCGGCGGGCCACGTGGGCGAGCCCATCTTGCCGGAAACGTTCGTCGACTACGAGGTGACCCCGCGCGAGTACGAGCTGTCGGTGGCCCAAACCGTTCTTCGCGTTCACTCGCGTGTGGCGGATCTGTTCAACGATCCGATGGATCAGATCGAGCAGCAGCTACGGCTCACCGTCGAAGCGCTGCGCGAGCGGCAGGAAGACGAGATGATCAACAATCGCGAGTTCGGCTTGCTTCACAACGCCGATTTTGCGCAGCGGATCAACACGCGCAGCGGCCCGCCCACCCCGGAGGACATGGACGATCTGCTCTCGCGACGCCGCAAGACGCAGTTTTTCCTGGCGCACCCGAGGACCATCGCTGCCTTCGGGCGCGAGTGCACCAAGAAGGGCGTGTACCCGCAGCAGATCGAGTTCAACGGCAGCCACGTCTGGGCATGGCGCGGGGTGCCGGTCCTCCCGTGCAACAAGATCCCCGTCTCCGAGACGGGCACCAGCTCCATCTTGGCGATGCGCACCGGGCAGGAAGATCAGGGCGTCATCGGCCTGCACCAGACCGGGATCCCGGACGAGTACCAGCCGAGCCTCAACGTGCGCTTCATGGGACTCGACGACAAGGGCGTCATTTCGTACCTGGTCAGCAATTACTTCTCGGTGGCGGTGCTCATCCCGGACGCGCTCGGCATTCTGGAAAATGTAGAACTCGGGCACTGA